A DNA window from Anastrepha ludens isolate Willacy chromosome 6, idAnaLude1.1, whole genome shotgun sequence contains the following coding sequences:
- the LOC128866588 gene encoding uncharacterized protein LOC128866588 codes for MIVMHMELEPGFHKADINMIPTVRSETIFGFVTKIATSGGSVKKQQANSAGSGDIDLRVDFVQVRKAGDIFEMRAVVFPAASGGNHEAHIRVTLKVDEKKDEISETRCERCPKKDSCPHILAFIFWLHRKSTDTEAPAIRDFWGSEIEALAEEERSEAVRIRDIFACDELRLEADLEAAAVGETEGQAFFETVLDEMENLGLRDSALYRHCRSVLDEFEPLFIHHTMLDASNNGVKSSRSFVQHMEDQAKQGLFERLAEVSKTSYKTPLWLETQYMRLRCSLIHRIASRKDSLEDDNIIEMLFCKEREYNAEERQQLKQHKRFILKQTEKLENKTYSECGLLLNESYPYICASPDGITDDHIVEIKAPKTDDEFEKYLEGRETIAPKYMAQIQIQMYMANVTKALYCVLSPTFDTNGALHYVWVQADMEFVASLLGAAEDFWKDVVFPRLVKIYLGNS; via the exons ATGATTGTGATGCACATGGAGTTGGAACCGGGTTTCCACAAAGCGGACATTAATATGATACCAACAGTGCGCAGCGAGACAATATTCGGTTTTGTCACGAAGATTGCCACCAGCGGTGGCAGCGTAAAGAAGCAGCAGGCTAACAGCGC TGGAAGCGGCGATATAGATTTACGCGTAGATTTTGTGCAAGTTAGAAAAGCTGGCGATATATTCGAAATGCGTGCGGTGGTTTTTCCAGCAGCCAGTGGCGGCAACCATGAGGCGCATATACGTGTCACGCTCAAAGTCGATGAAAAAAAGGACGAGATATCGGAAACTAGATGTGAACGTTGCCCGAAAAAAG ATTCCTGCCCACATATACTCGCTTTCATTTTTTGGCTGCACCGCAAGAGTACGGACACTGAAGCGCCAGCCATACGTGACTTTTGGGGTAGTGAAATAGAAGCTCTAGCTGAAGAAGAACGCTCGGAGGCGGTACGAATTCGTGATATATTCGCTTGTGATGAATTACGATTAGAAGCCGATCTAGAAGCAGCTGCGGTTGGTGAAACAGAGGGTCAGGCTTTTTTCGAAACTGTACTTGATGAAATGGAAAATCTAGGTTTGCGAGATTCGGCGCTATATCGTCACTGTCGATCTGTGCTGGATGAGTTCGAGCCACTTTTCATACATCACACAATGTTGGATGCCTCCAATAATGGTGTGAAAAGTTCACGCTCCTTTGTGCAACACATGGAGGACCAAGCTAAGCAGGGACTATTCGAGCGTCTTGCCGAAGTCTCGAAAACAAGCTATAAAACACCGCTCTGGTTAGAAACTCAATACATGCGATTACGTTGCTCGCTCATACATCGCATTGCATCGCGCAAGGACTCACTGGAGGATGACAACATAATTGAAATGCTGTTCTGTAAGGAACGTGAGTACAATGCCGAGGAGAGGCAACAATTGAAGCAACACAAACGCTTCATATTAAAGCAGActgaaaaacttgaaaataaaaCGTACAGCGAATGCGGTTTGTTGCTGAACGAAAGCTATCCATACATTTGTGCATCGCCTGATGGCATCACCGACGACCACATCGTCGAAATAAAAGCACCCAAAACAGATGACGAATTTGAAAAGTATCTGGAAGGACGTGAAACTATCGCACCCAAGTACATGGcacaaatacagatacaaatgTATATGGCGAATGTGACAAAAGCGCTTTATTGTGTGCTAAGTCCCACCTTCGATACTAACGGTGCACTGCACTATGTGTGGGTGCAAGCCGATATGGAATTTGTGGCGAGTCTGCTCGGTGCAGCCGAAGATTTTTGGAAAGATGTGGTATTTCCGCGTCTTGTCAAAATCTACTTAGGTAATTCATAA